The following coding sequences are from one Roseburia hominis A2-183 window:
- a CDS encoding UDP-N-acetylmuramoyl-L-alanyl-D-glutamate--2,6-diaminopimelate ligase, which yields MRLNQLLKHLTYEHVQGSQSREITDICYHSGNVREGSLFVCLKGLHADGHDYLQGALEAGAAAVVIAAENVVPLDNDALLYTEQFGVRISEIIDRWKVSIVIAADTRHALAELAAAFFDYPAAKLRMVGITGTKGKTTTAYLLSAILRESGHKTGMIGTIAIDTGDGVLPAVHTTPEAYEIQKYLAQMVDNGCDTCVMEVSSQGLKMQRVEGIFFDIGMFLNIEPDHIGEGEHASFAEYLFCKSRLMRQCRIGIVNRDDPHTERILQGHTCSVETFSLWHPADVTAENIRFFMQSGELLGSFLVRVETAVYPVRMQLPGMFNVYNALAAIGAAGHLGATESDVGLALRSAKVPGRCENVRQSENYAILIDYAHNEMSLKNLLEMLRGFKPRRLIVLFGCGGNRSKLRRSKMGETAGHLADLTILTSDNPRWEDPEEILDDIEDGIRGTGGQYVRIADRREAVRYAMAQAMENDMLVLAGKGHEAYQEIRGVRYPLSEYELVEEARRSPDMGENTDRNEVDRWRNMRR from the coding sequence ATGCGGCTGAATCAATTATTGAAACATCTTACATATGAACATGTGCAGGGAAGCCAGAGCCGTGAGATAACAGACATCTGTTACCATTCCGGGAATGTCAGGGAGGGCTCCCTATTTGTTTGCCTAAAAGGGCTGCATGCCGACGGGCATGACTATCTGCAGGGAGCGCTGGAAGCCGGGGCGGCAGCAGTTGTGATTGCGGCGGAGAATGTGGTTCCGCTGGACAATGATGCGCTTTTGTACACGGAACAGTTTGGTGTGCGGATCTCGGAGATTATAGACCGATGGAAGGTTTCCATCGTGATCGCGGCGGATACCAGGCATGCGCTCGCAGAACTTGCGGCAGCTTTTTTTGATTATCCGGCGGCAAAGCTTCGGATGGTCGGAATCACGGGAACGAAAGGGAAGACAACGACGGCATATCTGCTTTCTGCGATTCTTCGTGAGAGCGGACACAAGACCGGAATGATCGGAACGATCGCGATCGATACCGGAGATGGCGTGCTTCCGGCAGTACATACGACGCCGGAAGCCTACGAGATACAGAAGTATCTTGCACAGATGGTGGACAACGGCTGTGATACCTGCGTGATGGAGGTCTCCTCCCAGGGGTTGAAGATGCAGCGGGTGGAGGGGATATTTTTTGACATCGGCATGTTCTTAAACATCGAGCCGGATCACATCGGGGAGGGCGAACATGCGTCGTTTGCGGAATATCTGTTCTGCAAGAGCCGCCTGATGCGCCAGTGCCGGATCGGGATTGTCAATCGGGATGATCCGCACACGGAGCGTATACTGCAGGGACATACCTGCAGCGTGGAGACGTTTTCCCTGTGGCATCCGGCGGATGTGACGGCGGAGAATATCCGCTTTTTCATGCAGTCGGGAGAACTTTTGGGAAGCTTTCTGGTGCGTGTGGAGACGGCGGTGTATCCGGTGAGAATGCAGCTCCCCGGAATGTTTAACGTCTACAATGCGCTGGCGGCCATAGGGGCGGCAGGACATCTGGGAGCCACGGAGAGCGACGTCGGTCTTGCGCTCCGCAGTGCAAAAGTCCCCGGAAGATGCGAGAACGTGAGGCAGTCCGAAAATTATGCCATTCTGATTGACTATGCACACAATGAGATGAGCTTAAAAAATCTTCTGGAAATGCTGCGCGGTTTTAAGCCGCGGCGTCTTATCGTACTGTTCGGGTGCGGCGGCAACCGGTCGAAGCTCAGGCGGTCGAAGATGGGAGAGACGGCGGGACATCTGGCGGATCTTACGATACTGACTTCCGACAACCCGCGCTGGGAAGACCCGGAGGAGATTCTGGACGACATTGAGGACGGGATCCGGGGAACTGGCGGACAGTATGTGCGCATTGCGGACCGGAGGGAAGCCGTGCGGTATGCCATGGCGCAAGCCATGGAGAATGACATGCTTGTGCTTGCGGGAAAAGGGCACGAGGCATATCAGGAGATTCGCGGCGTGCGCTATCCGCTCAGTGAATACGAGCTGGTGGAGGAAGCGAGACGAAGCCCTGACATGGGGGAGAATACAGACAGAAACGAGGTGGACAGATGGCGGAATATGCGAAGGTGA
- a CDS encoding zinc metallopeptidase: MPYSYYYWGFDPTYILVLIGAVICLVASARVKSTYNKYASYRSMSGMTGAQAAERILHSAGIYDVSVQHVSGNLTDHYNPSNKTLNLSDSVYGSTSVAAVGVAAHECGHAIQHQQGYVPLALRSAIVPVANLGSTLAWPLILIGLFFTSNTGTFLIDLGILCFSFAVLFQLVTLPVEFNASHRALRILGEQGILSDSELPYTRKVLKAAALTYVASAAASILQLLRLVLLFGGRRRDD, from the coding sequence ATGCCATATTCATACTATTACTGGGGATTTGATCCGACGTATATACTCGTGCTCATCGGAGCAGTCATCTGTCTGGTTGCATCTGCGAGGGTGAAGTCGACATACAACAAATATGCTTCCTACCGCAGCATGTCCGGCATGACCGGAGCACAGGCGGCGGAACGGATTCTGCACTCGGCAGGAATCTACGACGTGTCGGTGCAGCATGTATCGGGCAATCTGACCGATCACTACAATCCGTCGAACAAGACGCTGAATCTGTCGGATTCTGTGTATGGAAGCACGTCGGTGGCGGCTGTCGGTGTGGCGGCGCATGAGTGTGGACATGCCATTCAGCACCAGCAGGGATATGTGCCGCTTGCGCTGCGCTCGGCGATCGTGCCGGTGGCAAATCTCGGTTCTACGCTGGCGTGGCCTTTAATTTTAATCGGATTATTTTTTACCAGCAATACAGGGACATTTTTGATCGACCTTGGAATTCTTTGTTTTTCGTTCGCTGTTCTGTTTCAGCTTGTGACGCTTCCGGTGGAGTTCAATGCATCGCACCGCGCGCTGCGCATTTTAGGAGAGCAGGGAATCTTAAGCGACAGTGAGCTGCCTTATACGCGAAAAGTGTTGAAGGCGGCGGCACTTACTTACGTGGCGAGTGCGGCGGCATCGATTCTGCAGCTGCTTCGTCTGGTGTTATTATTTGGAGGAAGAAGACGTGACGACTGA
- the fmt gene encoding methionyl-tRNA formyltransferase, with protein MRVIFMGTPDFAVGTLEEIIKAGHEVVLVVSQPDKAVGRSKALRYTPVKACAFEHGIEVYQPQKVRDSECIERLRTYHPDIIIVEAFGQIIPRAILDMPRYGCVNVHASLLPKYRGAAPIQWAVINGDAVTGVTTMRMDEGLDTGDMILKEEVKIRADETGGSLFDRLSEVGAKLCVRTMEAIDAGTATYTPQDNSQATHTVKIYKEMGSIDWKQGAKEIECLIRGLDPWPSAYTRLGDKMLKIWKAQVVSEESGAEPGCIVKVEKDHILVQTGKGMLAISELQLEGKKRMPVEAFLNGYEIEEGTYFKKG; from the coding sequence ATGAGAGTCATATTCATGGGAACACCGGATTTCGCGGTGGGAACGTTGGAAGAAATCATAAAAGCGGGACATGAGGTGGTGCTGGTTGTCTCCCAGCCGGATAAGGCAGTGGGAAGAAGCAAGGCGCTCCGCTATACACCGGTCAAGGCATGTGCGTTCGAGCACGGCATTGAAGTATATCAGCCGCAGAAAGTCAGAGACAGCGAGTGTATCGAGCGTCTGCGGACATATCATCCGGATATCATAATTGTGGAGGCTTTTGGGCAGATTATACCGAGAGCGATTCTGGATATGCCGCGCTACGGGTGTGTGAATGTGCACGCGTCGCTGCTTCCGAAGTACCGCGGTGCCGCACCGATTCAGTGGGCGGTCATAAACGGCGACGCCGTCACCGGAGTGACGACGATGCGCATGGACGAGGGACTTGATACTGGAGATATGATCTTAAAGGAAGAAGTGAAGATCCGTGCGGATGAGACGGGCGGCAGTCTGTTCGACCGGCTGTCCGAGGTCGGCGCGAAGCTGTGCGTGCGCACGATGGAGGCGATCGATGCGGGAACGGCAACCTACACGCCGCAGGATAACTCCCAGGCAACGCATACCGTCAAGATTTACAAAGAAATGGGAAGCATTGACTGGAAACAGGGCGCAAAAGAGATTGAGTGCCTGATCCGCGGACTGGATCCGTGGCCGAGTGCCTATACCAGACTGGGCGATAAGATGTTAAAGATCTGGAAGGCGCAGGTCGTTTCTGAGGAGTCCGGGGCGGAGCCGGGCTGCATTGTGAAAGTGGAAAAAGATCATATTCTGGTGCAGACCGGAAAGGGAATGCTTGCCATCAGTGAACTTCAGCTTGAGGGCAAGAAGCGTATGCCGGTGGAGGCATTTCTGAACGGATATGAGATCGAAGAGGGCACATATTTTAAGAAAGGGTGA
- a CDS encoding putative ABC transporter permease, whose translation MRGRNFLICGLTGWCMEILFTSAGSLARHDGRLIGQTSLWMFPIYGMAACIGPVYAKIKKLPALLRGSIYTVGIFSFEYLTGSLLRRHHFCPWDYSSARANVNGLIRLDYAPLWLGAGLLFERILVHTDRLT comes from the coding sequence ATGCGCGGACGTAATTTTCTCATCTGCGGACTGACCGGCTGGTGCATGGAAATTCTGTTCACCTCCGCAGGCTCCCTCGCAAGACACGACGGCCGTCTGATCGGTCAGACCTCCCTGTGGATGTTCCCCATCTACGGTATGGCTGCCTGCATCGGTCCGGTCTACGCAAAAATAAAAAAGCTGCCGGCACTCCTGCGCGGCAGCATCTATACAGTGGGTATTTTTTCATTCGAGTACTTAACCGGATCACTCTTAAGGCGGCATCACTTCTGCCCCTGGGACTACAGCAGCGCCAGGGCAAACGTCAACGGGCTGATCCGGCTGGATTATGCCCCGTTGTGGCTTGGCGCAGGTCTGCTCTTCGAGCGCATCCTCGTGCACACCGACCGTCTCACTTAA
- the def gene encoding peptide deformylase — MALRTIRIQGDPVLTKKCREITEITPKIRELAEDMLDTMYEANGVGLAGPQVGVLKRIVVIDIGEGPVVMINPVILETSGEQTGDEGCLSLPGKAGTVTRPNYVKARAFDLDMEEYEIEGTELMARAICHELDHLDGHMYTEKVEGPLHEVTYESDEEE, encoded by the coding sequence ATGGCACTTAGGACAATCAGAATACAGGGAGATCCTGTATTGACCAAAAAATGCAGAGAGATTACAGAGATTACACCGAAGATCAGAGAACTGGCAGAGGATATGCTTGATACGATGTACGAGGCGAACGGCGTGGGACTTGCAGGTCCGCAGGTCGGCGTGTTAAAGCGCATCGTCGTCATCGACATCGGCGAAGGACCGGTTGTGATGATCAACCCGGTGATCTTAGAGACTTCCGGCGAGCAGACCGGCGACGAGGGCTGTCTGAGCCTTCCGGGCAAGGCAGGCACCGTGACCAGACCGAACTACGTGAAAGCGCGGGCGTTTGATCTGGATATGGAAGAGTATGAGATTGAGGGGACAGAGCTGATGGCGCGTGCCATCTGTCATGAGCTGGATCATCTGGACGGACACATGTACACTGAGAAGGTGGAAGGTCCGCTTCACGAAGTCACCTATGAGAGTGATGAGGAAGAATAA
- the rlmN gene encoding 23S rRNA (adenine(2503)-C(2))-methyltransferase RlmN has translation MEKTDIKSLNLEELTAFVESLGEKKFRAKQIYEWIHRKHVASFSEMTNISAALIEKLNQNCTLTSLKKADVQISKIDGTRKYLFLLDDGNVIESVLMRYKHGNSVCISSQVGCRMGCRFCASTLDGLVRGLRPSEMLDQIYQIGTDIGERISNVVVMGTGEPLDNYDNLLKFIELLSDENGLNISQRNLTVSTCGIVPRMRELADKKLQITLALSLHASNQEKRLQLMPVANKYDIKEAVDACRYYFEQTGRRITFEYSLVAGVNDTAEDAAELAELVRGINCHINLIPVNPIKERSYRQPDDGAVHAFQKKLERNGLTVTVRREMGRDIDGACGQLRRKHMHKEQEMEHTGQETGCVGQEQ, from the coding sequence ATGGAAAAGACAGACATTAAATCGTTGAATCTGGAAGAACTGACCGCATTTGTCGAGTCGCTCGGAGAAAAAAAGTTCCGGGCAAAACAGATTTACGAGTGGATTCACAGAAAGCATGTGGCATCCTTTTCGGAGATGACCAATATTTCTGCGGCTCTCATTGAAAAATTGAATCAGAACTGTACGCTGACCAGCTTAAAAAAGGCGGATGTGCAGATCTCGAAGATTGACGGTACCAGAAAGTACCTGTTTCTTCTGGACGACGGCAATGTCATCGAGAGTGTCTTAATGCGTTATAAGCACGGGAACTCCGTCTGTATTTCCTCGCAGGTCGGCTGCCGGATGGGCTGCCGTTTCTGCGCCTCCACGCTGGATGGTCTGGTGCGCGGTCTGCGGCCGTCCGAGATGCTCGATCAGATCTATCAGATCGGAACGGACATCGGCGAGCGGATCTCCAATGTTGTGGTGATGGGAACCGGCGAGCCTCTGGATAATTATGACAACCTGTTAAAATTCATCGAACTGCTGAGCGATGAAAACGGACTCAATATCAGCCAGCGGAACCTGACGGTCTCCACCTGCGGGATCGTTCCGCGCATGCGGGAGCTTGCGGATAAAAAGCTGCAGATCACGCTGGCGCTTTCGCTTCATGCATCCAACCAGGAAAAGCGCCTGCAGCTGATGCCTGTGGCGAACAAATATGACATTAAGGAAGCGGTCGATGCCTGCCGTTACTATTTTGAACAGACCGGCCGGCGCATCACGTTTGAGTACAGTCTGGTGGCGGGTGTAAATGACACGGCGGAGGATGCCGCAGAACTGGCAGAGCTTGTGCGCGGGATCAACTGCCATATCAATCTGATTCCGGTCAATCCGATCAAGGAACGCAGCTATAGACAGCCGGATGACGGTGCAGTGCATGCATTCCAGAAAAAGCTGGAGAGAAACGGGCTCACCGTGACCGTGCGCCGGGAGATGGGCAGGGATATTGACGGTGCATGCGGGCAGCTGAGACGCAAGCATATGCACAAAGAGCAGGAAATGGAGCATACCGGGCAGGAGACGGGGTGTGTCGGGCAGGAGCAGTAA
- the pyrB gene encoding aspartate carbamoyltransferase, with product MRHLMSPLDFSVDELDKLLDLANDIEKYPQKYAHACEGKKLATCFYEPSTRTRLSFEAAMLNLGGSVLGFASADSSSAAKGESVSDTIRIISCYADICAMRHPKEGAPLVASQKSRIPVINAGDGGHQHPTQTLTDLLTIRSLKGRLGNLTIGLCGDLKFGRTVHSLISALIRYPGIRFVLISPEELRIPSYIREDVLAANNIPFTEVERLEDAMPDLDVLYMTRVQKERFFNEEDYVRLKNFYILTKAKMDLAKEDMLVLHPLPRVNEISVEVDDDPRAAYFKQAQYGVYVRMALILTLLDIRVD from the coding sequence ATGCGTCATTTAATGAGCCCATTGGACTTCTCCGTCGATGAGTTGGACAAGCTTTTGGATCTTGCCAACGATATCGAGAAGTACCCACAGAAGTATGCCCATGCATGCGAAGGGAAAAAGCTGGCAACCTGTTTTTATGAGCCAAGCACCCGTACCAGATTAAGTTTTGAAGCTGCCATGTTAAATCTCGGCGGTTCTGTTTTAGGTTTCGCCAGTGCCGATTCCAGCTCGGCAGCCAAAGGTGAAAGCGTTTCCGATACCATTCGTATTATTTCCTGCTATGCAGATATCTGTGCTATGCGTCATCCAAAGGAAGGTGCACCTCTTGTTGCCTCCCAGAAATCCCGAATTCCCGTTATCAATGCCGGCGACGGCGGTCATCAGCATCCCACCCAGACTCTTACCGATCTGTTAACCATCCGTTCTTTAAAAGGACGCCTTGGCAATCTCACGATCGGACTCTGCGGCGACTTAAAATTCGGACGCACCGTACATTCTTTAATCTCTGCGCTGATCCGCTATCCGGGCATCCGTTTCGTGCTGATCTCCCCGGAAGAACTTAGAATTCCAAGCTACATCCGCGAGGACGTCCTTGCAGCGAACAATATCCCATTTACCGAAGTGGAGCGTCTGGAAGACGCCATGCCGGATCTGGATGTTTTATACATGACCCGTGTACAGAAGGAACGCTTCTTCAACGAGGAAGACTACGTCCGCTTAAAGAATTTCTACATTCTGACCAAAGCGAAGATGGATCTCGCCAAGGAGGATATGCTGGTGCTTCATCCGCTTCCGAGAGTCAACGAGATCTCCGTCGAGGTCGACGACGACCCGAGAGCCGCCTACTTCAAGCAGGCACAGTACGGCGTCTATGTCCGCATGGCGCTGATCCTAACACTCTTAGACATCAGGGTCGATTAA
- the rsmB gene encoding 16S rRNA (cytosine(967)-C(5))-methyltransferase RsmB yields the protein MTTDSVNTRELILEILLEVTERGQYSHLVIRSVLEKYQYLDKRERAFLTRVAEGTIQRQIELDYILDQFSKVKVRKMKPVIRAILRMGVYQLKYMDSVPASAACNEAVKLAKKKGFGQLSGFVNGVLRGVSRGLDQLTYPKESVDAVKAWSVCYSMPEWIVAQWIGDYGKERTKEILAASLLEAPITVRANLERITPEALAERFKEEGVTAVPLDTEKYPGLSYAYTIFGFDHLNGLSSFKEGLFYVQDISSMMVAEYAAPKEGDHCIDVCAAPGGKSIHLAEKLRGTGHVEARDVSEQKVALIDENIKRCRLTNITAKCQDATVLDETSVRTADVLIADLPCSGLGVLRRKTDIKYRMNPEGEESLVALQRQILSVVCEYVKPGGTLIYSTCTIHTAENEGNARWFEQTHPEFALDTMRQMFPEEHLGDGFFIAKFKRKQDNG from the coding sequence GTGACGACTGATTCCGTGAATACGCGGGAACTGATTCTTGAGATCCTTTTAGAAGTGACGGAGAGGGGACAGTACAGCCATCTGGTGATCCGTTCGGTGCTGGAGAAGTACCAGTATCTGGACAAAAGAGAGCGTGCCTTTTTAACGAGAGTGGCGGAGGGCACCATTCAGCGCCAGATCGAACTGGACTATATTCTGGATCAGTTCTCAAAAGTAAAGGTCAGAAAAATGAAACCGGTGATCCGCGCCATTCTTAGGATGGGCGTATACCAGCTGAAATATATGGACAGTGTACCGGCATCCGCCGCCTGCAACGAGGCGGTAAAGCTTGCGAAGAAAAAGGGCTTCGGACAGCTGTCCGGTTTCGTGAACGGGGTACTGCGCGGTGTTTCGCGCGGTCTGGATCAGCTTACATATCCAAAGGAGAGCGTCGATGCCGTAAAAGCCTGGTCGGTGTGCTACTCGATGCCGGAATGGATCGTTGCGCAGTGGATCGGCGATTACGGAAAGGAACGCACAAAAGAGATTCTTGCAGCGTCCCTTTTGGAAGCGCCGATCACCGTCCGTGCGAATCTGGAACGGATCACGCCGGAGGCGCTCGCAGAGCGTTTTAAGGAGGAGGGCGTTACCGCGGTTCCGCTGGATACGGAAAAATATCCCGGACTTTCGTATGCATATACGATCTTTGGGTTTGATCATTTAAACGGTCTTTCAAGCTTTAAGGAAGGACTGTTCTATGTGCAGGACATCAGCTCCATGATGGTGGCGGAATATGCGGCACCAAAGGAGGGCGATCACTGCATTGACGTCTGTGCGGCGCCGGGTGGCAAGAGCATTCATCTTGCGGAAAAGTTAAGAGGTACCGGTCATGTGGAGGCACGGGACGTCAGCGAACAGAAAGTGGCGCTGATTGATGAGAATATAAAAAGATGCCGGCTTACGAATATCACGGCGAAGTGTCAGGATGCGACTGTTTTGGACGAGACATCGGTTCGCACGGCGGATGTGCTGATTGCGGATCTTCCCTGCTCGGGACTCGGGGTGCTGCGCAGAAAGACCGATATCAAGTACCGCATGAACCCGGAAGGGGAGGAATCGCTTGTGGCGCTGCAGAGGCAGATACTGTCTGTGGTGTGTGAATATGTGAAGCCGGGCGGGACACTGATTTATTCCACCTGCACGATTCACACGGCGGAGAACGAGGGGAATGCCAGATGGTTTGAGCAGACGCACCCGGAGTTCGCCCTCGATACGATGCGGCAGATGTTCCCGGAAGAACATCTCGGGGACGGATTTTTTATAGCAAAATTTAAGCGAAAGCAGGACAACGGATAA
- the priA gene encoding replication restart helicase PriA, translating into MAEYAKVIVDISQEKLDKTFEYRIPPYLTQRITVGMQVYIPFGSRRITGYVVELSDEAEYDEDKLKNIAGIVTDSVPIESHLIALAGWMREHYGGTMNQALKMVLPIKEKKKAVEHKRVRLALHPVEAKNQLGAYERRHSTARARLLRALLEEEELDWDLVTHKLGVSGSVIRAMEESGVVKVIRETQYRNPVSHLTSRGYGLTLNDEQQEAVDAVWSDYEKGIRSTYLIKGVTGSGKTEVYMELIAKMQKAGRQAIVLIPEIALTYQTVLRFYNRFGDRVSILNSRMSPGERYDQFLRAKNGEIDVMIGPRSALFTPFANLGLIIIDEEHETSYKSETVPRYHARETAIARAAMLDASVVLGSATPSVDSYYRAKRGEYRLLTLTKRVKERPLPACGVVDLRQELREGNRSILSRRLDGLMEQRLRAGEQTMLFINRRGVAGFVSCRACGHVIKCPHCDVSLSQHANGRMVCHYCGYTEPVPVQCPACGSKYISGFKAGTEKIEMVVRKRFPEARVLRMDMDTTRGKEDYEQILSAFANHEADILIGTQMIVKGHDFPDVTLVGVLAADLSLHVGDYRAAERTFQLLTQAAGRAGRGNKPGEVVIQTYDPEHYSIETAKAQDYDAFYEQEIAYRKIMLYPPVWNMLVILCASKSEEAADAMAAELAAAADAYTGKNTKEKVYLVGPVDAAIAKVNDIYKKIIYLKAENYDTLVKIKNRTEVYARESRYYKNVTVMFDFNPVNGF; encoded by the coding sequence ATGGCGGAATATGCGAAGGTGATTGTGGATATTTCACAGGAAAAACTGGATAAGACATTTGAGTACCGTATTCCGCCGTATCTCACACAGCGGATCACAGTCGGAATGCAGGTCTATATTCCGTTTGGCAGCCGCAGGATCACCGGCTATGTGGTCGAGCTTTCCGATGAGGCGGAGTATGACGAGGATAAGCTGAAAAATATTGCGGGGATCGTGACGGACAGTGTGCCGATCGAGTCCCATCTGATCGCGCTTGCGGGCTGGATGCGGGAACATTACGGCGGCACGATGAACCAGGCGCTAAAGATGGTACTTCCGATCAAGGAGAAGAAAAAAGCTGTGGAACATAAAAGGGTGCGGCTTGCGCTTCATCCGGTAGAAGCGAAGAACCAGCTGGGAGCGTATGAGAGACGCCACAGCACCGCCCGCGCCAGGCTGCTTCGTGCGCTGCTGGAAGAGGAGGAGCTGGACTGGGATCTTGTCACACACAAGCTTGGGGTGTCGGGAAGCGTGATCCGGGCGATGGAGGAATCCGGCGTCGTCAAAGTAATTCGGGAAACGCAGTACCGCAATCCGGTGTCCCACCTGACCAGCAGAGGATATGGGCTCACTTTAAACGATGAGCAGCAGGAAGCGGTGGATGCGGTCTGGTCGGATTACGAGAAGGGAATCCGGTCGACCTATCTGATAAAAGGCGTGACGGGCAGCGGCAAGACCGAAGTCTATATGGAACTGATCGCAAAGATGCAGAAGGCGGGGCGGCAGGCCATCGTCCTGATTCCGGAGATCGCACTGACCTATCAGACGGTGCTGCGGTTCTATAACCGGTTTGGCGACCGGGTATCCATACTGAATTCCAGAATGTCACCGGGGGAGCGCTACGATCAGTTCCTTAGGGCAAAAAACGGGGAGATCGACGTGATGATCGGTCCGAGGTCAGCACTGTTTACGCCGTTTGCCAATCTGGGGCTTATCATCATTGACGAGGAGCATGAGACTTCCTATAAGAGTGAGACGGTTCCGCGCTACCATGCGAGGGAGACCGCCATCGCGCGGGCTGCCATGCTTGACGCGAGCGTTGTGCTGGGATCGGCAACGCCGTCGGTGGACAGCTATTACCGGGCGAAGCGCGGGGAATACCGGCTGCTTACGCTCACAAAGCGCGTGAAGGAAAGACCGCTTCCGGCATGCGGGGTGGTGGATCTGCGGCAGGAATTAAGAGAGGGCAACCGCTCCATCCTAAGCCGCAGGTTAGACGGGCTGATGGAGCAGCGCCTGCGGGCGGGAGAACAGACCATGCTCTTTATCAACCGCAGGGGCGTGGCGGGCTTTGTCTCTTGCAGAGCCTGCGGACATGTGATAAAATGTCCGCATTGCGATGTATCGCTGAGCCAGCATGCGAACGGGCGGATGGTCTGCCATTACTGCGGGTATACGGAGCCGGTGCCGGTACAATGTCCGGCGTGCGGATCGAAGTACATCAGCGGGTTTAAGGCTGGAACTGAGAAGATCGAGATGGTTGTCAGAAAACGATTTCCGGAAGCGCGCGTGCTGCGCATGGATATGGATACCACGCGGGGCAAGGAAGACTACGAGCAGATTTTATCGGCATTTGCCAATCACGAGGCGGATATCCTGATCGGTACGCAGATGATCGTAAAGGGGCATGATTTCCCGGATGTGACGCTGGTTGGCGTTCTTGCAGCAGATCTCTCGCTGCATGTCGGGGACTATCGCGCGGCGGAGCGGACATTCCAGCTTCTGACACAGGCGGCAGGAAGAGCCGGCCGCGGGAATAAGCCGGGCGAGGTCGTCATCCAGACTTATGACCCGGAGCATTACAGCATAGAGACGGCGAAGGCGCAGGACTACGATGCGTTTTACGAGCAGGAGATTGCGTACCGCAAGATCATGCTTTACCCGCCGGTCTGGAACATGCTTGTGATCTTGTGCGCCTCTAAGAGCGAGGAGGCGGCGGATGCCATGGCGGCAGAGCTTGCGGCGGCAGCGGATGCGTATACAGGGAAGAATACGAAAGAGAAGGTCTATCTCGTGGGACCCGTCGACGCGGCGATCGCAAAAGTGAATGATATTTATAAAAAAATAATTTATCTCAAGGCAGAAAATTATGACACGCTGGTAAAGATAAAAAATAGGACAGAAGTGTATGCCAGAGAGAGCCGGTACTATAAGAATGTGACCGTGATGTTTGATTTCAATCCGGTGAACGGCTTTTAG
- a CDS encoding aspartate carbamoyltransferase regulatory subunit, which produces MLNISGIHEGFVLDHIKAGMSLQIYHDLKLDELDCTVAIIKNAKSSKMGKKDILKVECPVEALDLDILGFIDHNITVNVIKDDKIYEKKELHLPKQVKNVITCRNPRCITSIEQELDQIFLLTDEEKEVYRCKYCEEKYRNPNRR; this is translated from the coding sequence ATGTTAAATATCAGTGGAATCCACGAGGGTTTTGTATTAGACCATATCAAAGCCGGTATGAGCCTGCAGATCTACCACGACCTGAAGCTCGACGAGCTCGACTGCACGGTTGCCATCATCAAAAACGCGAAGAGCAGCAAAATGGGCAAGAAGGATATCTTGAAGGTGGAATGCCCGGTCGAAGCGTTGGATCTCGACATCCTCGGCTTCATCGATCACAATATCACAGTCAACGTCATCAAGGACGACAAGATCTATGAGAAAAAGGAACTGCACCTTCCAAAGCAGGTCAAGAACGTCATCACCTGCAGGAATCCGCGCTGTATCACTTCCATCGAGCAGGAGCTTGACCAGATCTTCCTCCTGACCGATGAAGAAAAGGAAGTCTACCGCTGCAAATACTGCGAAGAAAAATACCGGAATCCCAACCGCAGATAA
- a CDS encoding PH domain-containing protein, protein MAEETNFSQGEAEEVKYQERKRLLFFGLPWTFTKYTISQDMITVDEGLIKVEENDCYMYKVQDVKLTATLPERIFGLGTIICYTGDVTDKELRLSHIKHAKEIKNYLLKASEAARIKRRTLNMQDIGAGIADDVDL, encoded by the coding sequence ATGGCAGAAGAGACAAATTTTAGTCAGGGAGAAGCGGAGGAGGTAAAGTATCAGGAGCGTAAACGGTTACTTTTCTTCGGACTTCCATGGACATTTACCAAATATACGATCAGTCAGGATATGATTACCGTCGATGAGGGATTGATCAAGGTGGAAGAGAATGACTGCTACATGTACAAAGTGCAGGATGTCAAGCTGACAGCCACACTGCCGGAGCGGATTTTCGGGCTGGGAACGATCATCTGCTACACCGGAGACGTGACAGACAAGGAACTTCGCCTGAGTCATATCAAGCATGCAAAGGAGATTAAGAATTATCTTCTGAAGGCATCCGAGGCGGCGCGCATCAAGAGACGCACATTAAACATGCAGGACATCGGTGCAGGCATTGCAGATGATGTGGATCTGTAG